The following are encoded in a window of candidate division WOR-3 bacterium genomic DNA:
- a CDS encoding DUF4126 domain-containing protein, with protein MQILLGILIGVGLSASCGFRVFVPFLVMSIASKAGFLTLSPGFSWISSTPALIAFSVATVLEIAAYYIPWLDNILDTASMPISFVAGAVVTSSCVVEVHPFLKWTMAVIAGGGIALSISAVTSFIRGVSSATTGGSANAVVNTGETVISTVMSILSVVMPFVALATLIVLVVVAVAIIKKRRDRGCKKSEESLIKF; from the coding sequence TTGCAGATACTGCTGGGGATTTTGATAGGAGTAGGACTTAGCGCGTCCTGCGGATTCAGGGTTTTCGTGCCTTTTCTCGTCATGAGCATCGCTTCAAAAGCCGGTTTTTTAACTCTTTCTCCTGGTTTTTCTTGGATCTCTTCAACTCCCGCTCTTATAGCGTTTTCCGTGGCTACAGTCCTCGAAATAGCCGCCTATTACATACCTTGGTTGGACAACATCCTCGATACGGCATCCATGCCCATTTCATTTGTAGCAGGCGCCGTAGTCACGTCTTCATGCGTGGTCGAGGTTCATCCGTTTCTAAAATGGACTATGGCGGTAATTGCCGGCGGAGGAATAGCTCTTTCGATATCAGCCGTCACTTCTTTTATCAGAGGGGTTTCATCGGCTACCACAGGAGGTTCGGCTAACGCTGTCGTAAACACAGGAGAGACAGTAATCTCAACTGTGATGTCCATTCTTTCCGTCGTAATGCCTTTTGTCGCGCTTGCCACTTTGATAGTTCTCGTCGTAGTGGCAGTGGCAATTATAAAAAAAAGGCGGGACAGGGGCTGTAAAAAATCCGAAGAATCGCTGATAAAATTCTAA